The following proteins are co-located in the Gorilla gorilla gorilla isolate KB3781 chromosome 7, NHGRI_mGorGor1-v2.1_pri, whole genome shotgun sequence genome:
- the FHIP2B gene encoding FHF complex subunit HOOK-interacting protein 2B isoform X1: MLSRLGALLQEAVGAREPSIDLLQAFVEHWKGITHYYIESTDESTPAKKTDIPWRLKQMLDILVYEEQQQAAAGEAGPCLEYLLQHKILETLCTLGKAEYPPGMRQQVFQFFSKVLAQVQHPLLHYLSVHRPVQKLLRLGGTASGSVTEKEEVQFTTVLCSKIQQDPELLAYILEGKKIVGRKKACGEPTALPKDTTSHGDKDCSHDGAPARPQLDGESCGAQALNSHMPAETEELDGGTTESNLITSLLGLCQSKKSRVALKAQENLLLLVSMASPAAATYLVQSSACCPAIVRHLCQLYQSMPVFLDPADIAALEGISWRLPSAPSDEASFPGKEALAAFLGWFDYCDHLITEAHMVVADALAKAVAENFFVETLQPQLLHVSEQSLLTSTALLTAMLRQLRSPALLREAVAFLLGTDRQPEAPGDNPHTLYAHLIGHCDHLSDEISITTLRLFEELLQKPHEGIIHSLVLRNLEGRPYVAWGSPEPESYEDTLDLEEDPYFTDSFLDSGFQPRAKPRLAPATSYDGKTAVTEIVNSFLCLVPEEAKTSAFLEETGYDTYVHDAYGLFQECSSRVASWGWPLTPTPLDPHEPERPFFEGHFLRVLFDRMSRILDQPYSLNLQVTSVLSRLALFPHPHIHEYLLDPYISLAPGCRSLFSVLVRVIGDLMQRIQRVPQFPGKLLLVRKQLTGQAPGEQLDHQTLLQGVVVLEEFCKELAAIAFVKFPPHDPRQNVSPAPEGQV, encoded by the exons ATGCTGAGCCGGCTCGGGGCGCTGCTGCAGGAAGCCGTGGGGGCG CGCGAGCCCAGCATTGACCTGCTGCAGGCCTTCGTGGAGCACTGGAAGGGCATCACGCACTACTACATCGAGAGCACAG ATGAAAGCACCCCCGCCAAGAAGACAGACATTCCCTGGCGGCTGAAGCAGATGCTGGATATCCTGGTGTATGAAGAGCAGCAGCAGGCGGCCGCGGGTGAGGCAGGGCCCTGCCTGGAGTACCTGCTGCAGCACAAGATCCTGGAGACTCTCTGCACACTgggcaaggctgag TACCCCCCAGGCATGCGGCAGCAGGTGTTCCAGTTCTTCAGCAAGGTTCTGGCGCAGGTGCAGCACCCCCTGCTGCATTACCTCAGCGTCCACAGGCCTGTGCAG AAACTCCTCCGACTTGGTGGGACTGCTTCCGGATCCGTTACAGAAAAGGAGGAGGTGCAGTTCACCACCGTCCTTTGCTCCAAGATCCAGCAGGACCCAGAGCTGCTCGCCTACATCCTGGAA GGTAAAAAGATTGTAGGTAGGAAGAAGGCATGCGGAGAACCCACTGCCCTGCCTAAGGACACAACCAGCCACGGGGACAAGGACTGCTCCCACGATGGTGCTCCTGCCAGGCCCCAGCTGGACGGGGAGTCCTGTGGGGCCCAGGCCTTGAACAGCCACATGCCTGCTGAGACCGAGGAGCTGGATGGTGGGACCACAGAGAGCAACCTGATTACCTCCCTGCTTGGGCTGTGCCAGAGCAAG AAAAGTCGGGTGGCCTTGAAGGCCCAGGAGAACCTGCTGCTCCTGGTGAGCatggcctccccagcagctgccaCCTACCTGGTACAGAGCAGCGCCTGCTGCCCTGCCATCGTCCGGCACCTTTGCCAGCTGTACCAGTCCATGCCTGTCTTCCTGGACCCCGCAGACATTGCCGCCTTAGAGGGCATCAGCTGGAG GTTACCCAGTGCCCCGTCTGATGAGGCTTCCTTCCCTGGCAAGGAGGCCTTGGCTGCCTTCTTGGGCTGGTTTGATTACTGCGACCACCTCATCACAGAGGCACACATG GTGGTTGCGGACGCCTTGGCGAAGGCCGTGGCTGAGAACTTCTTCGTGGAGAccctgcagccccagctcctgCACGT GTCCGAGCAGAGCCTCTTGACCTCCACCGCCCTCCTCACAGCCATGCTGCGCCAGCTTCGCTCCCCTGCGCTGCTGCGGGAGGCCGTGGCTTTCCTCCTGGGCACAGACCGGCAGCCTGAAGCCCCCGGGGACAACCCCCACACCCTGTATGCTCATCTCATCGGGCATTGTGACCACCTCTCTGATGAG ATCAGCATCACCACACTCCGGCTGTTTGAGGAGCTGCTGCAGAAGCCCCACGAGGGGATCATCCACAGCCTGGTCCTGCGCAACCTTGAGGGCCGCCCTTACGTGGCCTGGGGCTCACCAGAGCCTGAGAGCTATGAGGACACCCT AGACCTGGAGGAAGACCCCTACTTCACCGACAGCTTCCTGGATTCCGGCTTTCAACCTCGCGCAAAGCCTCGCCTAGCTCCTGCTACCAGTTACGATGGCAAAACAGCAGTGACTGAGATCGTCAACAG TTTCCTGTGCCTGGTCCCCGAGGAAGCCAagacctctgccttcctggaggAGACAGGCTATGACACGTACGTCCACGATGCTTATGGCCTG TTCCAGGAGTGCAGCTCCCGCGTCGCCTCCTGGGGCTGGCCTCTGACCCCCACACCTTTGGACCCCCATGAGCCCGAGCGACCTTTCTTCGAGGGCCACTTCCTCCGAGTGCTGTTTGACCGCATGTCCCGGATTCTGGATCAG CCATACAGCCTGAACCTGCAGGTGACCTCGGTCCTGTCCCGGCTtgccctcttcccccacccccatatTCATGAGTACCTGCTGGATCCGTACATCAGCCTGGCCCCCGGCTGCAGGAGCCTATTCTCCGTGTTGGTGAGG GTGATCGGGGACTTGATGCAGAGAATCCAGAGGGTACCCCAGTTCCCAGGCAAGCTGCTCCTGGTGCGCAAGCAGTTGACGGGCCAGGCTCCTGGGGAGCA GCTGGACCACCAGACCCTCCtccagggcgtggtggtgctggAGGAGTTCTGCAAGGAGCTGGCTGCCATTGCCTTCGTCAAGTTTCCCCCACATGATCCTCGCCAGAACGTCTCCCCAGCCCCGGAAGGGCAGGTCTGA
- the FHIP2B gene encoding FHF complex subunit HOOK-interacting protein 2B isoform X2, which translates to MLDILVYEEQQQAAAGEAGPCLEYLLQHKILETLCTLGKAEYPPGMRQQVFQFFSKVLAQVQHPLLHYLSVHRPVQKLLRLGGTASGSVTEKEEVQFTTVLCSKIQQDPELLAYILEGKKIVGRKKACGEPTALPKDTTSHGDKDCSHDGAPARPQLDGESCGAQALNSHMPAETEELDGGTTESNLITSLLGLCQSKKSRVALKAQENLLLLVSMASPAAATYLVQSSACCPAIVRHLCQLYQSMPVFLDPADIAALEGISWRLPSAPSDEASFPGKEALAAFLGWFDYCDHLITEAHMVVADALAKAVAENFFVETLQPQLLHVSEQSLLTSTALLTAMLRQLRSPALLREAVAFLLGTDRQPEAPGDNPHTLYAHLIGHCDHLSDEISITTLRLFEELLQKPHEGIIHSLVLRNLEGRPYVAWGSPEPESYEDTLDLEEDPYFTDSFLDSGFQPRAKPRLAPATSYDGKTAVTEIVNSFLCLVPEEAKTSAFLEETGYDTYVHDAYGLFQECSSRVASWGWPLTPTPLDPHEPERPFFEGHFLRVLFDRMSRILDQPYSLNLQVTSVLSRLALFPHPHIHEYLLDPYISLAPGCRSLFSVLVRVIGDLMQRIQRVPQFPGKLLLVRKQLTGQAPGEQLDHQTLLQGVVVLEEFCKELAAIAFVKFPPHDPRQNVSPAPEGQV; encoded by the exons ATGCTGGATATCCTGGTGTATGAAGAGCAGCAGCAGGCGGCCGCGGGTGAGGCAGGGCCCTGCCTGGAGTACCTGCTGCAGCACAAGATCCTGGAGACTCTCTGCACACTgggcaaggctgag TACCCCCCAGGCATGCGGCAGCAGGTGTTCCAGTTCTTCAGCAAGGTTCTGGCGCAGGTGCAGCACCCCCTGCTGCATTACCTCAGCGTCCACAGGCCTGTGCAG AAACTCCTCCGACTTGGTGGGACTGCTTCCGGATCCGTTACAGAAAAGGAGGAGGTGCAGTTCACCACCGTCCTTTGCTCCAAGATCCAGCAGGACCCAGAGCTGCTCGCCTACATCCTGGAA GGTAAAAAGATTGTAGGTAGGAAGAAGGCATGCGGAGAACCCACTGCCCTGCCTAAGGACACAACCAGCCACGGGGACAAGGACTGCTCCCACGATGGTGCTCCTGCCAGGCCCCAGCTGGACGGGGAGTCCTGTGGGGCCCAGGCCTTGAACAGCCACATGCCTGCTGAGACCGAGGAGCTGGATGGTGGGACCACAGAGAGCAACCTGATTACCTCCCTGCTTGGGCTGTGCCAGAGCAAG AAAAGTCGGGTGGCCTTGAAGGCCCAGGAGAACCTGCTGCTCCTGGTGAGCatggcctccccagcagctgccaCCTACCTGGTACAGAGCAGCGCCTGCTGCCCTGCCATCGTCCGGCACCTTTGCCAGCTGTACCAGTCCATGCCTGTCTTCCTGGACCCCGCAGACATTGCCGCCTTAGAGGGCATCAGCTGGAG GTTACCCAGTGCCCCGTCTGATGAGGCTTCCTTCCCTGGCAAGGAGGCCTTGGCTGCCTTCTTGGGCTGGTTTGATTACTGCGACCACCTCATCACAGAGGCACACATG GTGGTTGCGGACGCCTTGGCGAAGGCCGTGGCTGAGAACTTCTTCGTGGAGAccctgcagccccagctcctgCACGT GTCCGAGCAGAGCCTCTTGACCTCCACCGCCCTCCTCACAGCCATGCTGCGCCAGCTTCGCTCCCCTGCGCTGCTGCGGGAGGCCGTGGCTTTCCTCCTGGGCACAGACCGGCAGCCTGAAGCCCCCGGGGACAACCCCCACACCCTGTATGCTCATCTCATCGGGCATTGTGACCACCTCTCTGATGAG ATCAGCATCACCACACTCCGGCTGTTTGAGGAGCTGCTGCAGAAGCCCCACGAGGGGATCATCCACAGCCTGGTCCTGCGCAACCTTGAGGGCCGCCCTTACGTGGCCTGGGGCTCACCAGAGCCTGAGAGCTATGAGGACACCCT AGACCTGGAGGAAGACCCCTACTTCACCGACAGCTTCCTGGATTCCGGCTTTCAACCTCGCGCAAAGCCTCGCCTAGCTCCTGCTACCAGTTACGATGGCAAAACAGCAGTGACTGAGATCGTCAACAG TTTCCTGTGCCTGGTCCCCGAGGAAGCCAagacctctgccttcctggaggAGACAGGCTATGACACGTACGTCCACGATGCTTATGGCCTG TTCCAGGAGTGCAGCTCCCGCGTCGCCTCCTGGGGCTGGCCTCTGACCCCCACACCTTTGGACCCCCATGAGCCCGAGCGACCTTTCTTCGAGGGCCACTTCCTCCGAGTGCTGTTTGACCGCATGTCCCGGATTCTGGATCAG CCATACAGCCTGAACCTGCAGGTGACCTCGGTCCTGTCCCGGCTtgccctcttcccccacccccatatTCATGAGTACCTGCTGGATCCGTACATCAGCCTGGCCCCCGGCTGCAGGAGCCTATTCTCCGTGTTGGTGAGG GTGATCGGGGACTTGATGCAGAGAATCCAGAGGGTACCCCAGTTCCCAGGCAAGCTGCTCCTGGTGCGCAAGCAGTTGACGGGCCAGGCTCCTGGGGAGCA GCTGGACCACCAGACCCTCCtccagggcgtggtggtgctggAGGAGTTCTGCAAGGAGCTGGCTGCCATTGCCTTCGTCAAGTTTCCCCCACATGATCCTCGCCAGAACGTCTCCCCAGCCCCGGAAGGGCAGGTCTGA